The sequence GACGGCGGAAATGCCCGGCGTGTACACGCCTCCCGACTACGACCTGGCCGGCTTCATCACCGGCATCGTCGAAGAAGATCAGGTGCTCGGCAGTGCGCGCGTGCGCGAGGGCGATGCGCTGATCGCCCTGGCCGGAGACGGCCTCCACACGAACGGTTATTCGCTGGCGCGTCGCATCATCAGCGATCGCCTCAAGCTGGGCGTGCATGACCCGTTTCCCGAGGCGGGCGGCGCCAGCGTGGCCGACATGATGCTCAAGGTGCATCGCTCGTATCTGCAGTGCCTCAAGCCCGTGCTCGGCCATATCCACGCCATGGCGCACATCACCGGCGGCGGCCTTCCCGGCAACCTCAACCGCGCGCTCCCTGAAACACTCGATGCCGCGGTCGACACATCCACGTGGACCATCCCGCTCGTCTTCCGGGTACTCGCGGAAGCGGGGCAGGTCGCCCCGCTCGAGATGTTCCGGGCGTTCAACATGGGGGTGGGCATGGTCGTCATCACGGCGCAGGAGAACGTGTCGCACATCACGGCGCGGGCCGCCGCATGCGGTATCGCCGCATGGGAGCTCGGTCGCGTGGTGAAGGGCACCGGCGCGGTGCGGCTCGACGGAGTCGTCGCGTGACGTCCCGCGTGGGGCGTCCCCTCGTTCTCGCGTTGAGCGCCGCGGCCATCGTTGGTGCGTCGCCGCTCTTCGGCCAAACCACGAGCGGCGCCTGCGCGACGTCGCCGGCGACCTTGTCGGGCGCTGATGCCTGCCGCAAGGCGCTCGATCTGTTCGGCTTCGTGATGCCGCAGGTTGGCGTGGCGCTCTCGAGCGGCAACCCCGTACTGGGCGAAGGCGGCACGTTGGGTGGCTGGGGCAAGCGCGCCATCTCGGTGCGCGCCACGGCGGTGGATGGCTTCCTCCCCAAGAACGCGGTGCCCATCAACGTGACGGGCGGCGCCGTGGCGAGTGACTTTGGGGCCTCGCGCACGCCGGTGCCGGTACCCACGGCGGAAGCAGCGATCGGCCTGTTCGCCGGCATGCCGGCCGGGCTCACGAACGTGCTGGGCGTCGATGCGCTCATCGGCGCGACGTATCTCCCCACGGTCGATGAGAACGATCTGTCGCTCAAGCCGTCGGGATCGAACCTCGCGTTCACCTACGGGGTGCGCGTCGGGGCGCTGCAGGAATCGAGTCTCGTGCCGGGCGTGAGCGTGAGCTACATGCGGCGCAAGCTGCCCACCATGAACGTCGCGTACACGCCGAACGACGACCAGCTGACCATTAGCGATCTCTCGAGCACGTCGAATGCGCTGCGCCTCACCGTGAGCAAGCGCATCGCCATCCTCGGGCTCTCCGGTGGCGTTGGGCGAGATGAGATCGAATCCACGGCGTCGATGGGCGGCAGCGTGAAGGAGACCGTCCTCGGCACGCCGGTGACCGCCTCGGTGGCGCTGCCCAACATGCGGCAGAAGATCACGCGCAACACCGCGTTCGTCAGCGCGTCCTTCGGCATCGCCATGCTGCGCATCGTGGGCGAGTTCGGCTGGAGCAGTGAAGGCGACGCACAGGGCGGGCTCAACACCTTCGGTGGCCATCGGGCCAACGAAGGGTTCCGCTACGGGTCGATTGGTCTCGCCACCCGCTTCTGACGACGAGCGCTTCATGCGCCTCGCCCTCGCGCTCGCCGAGCGCGGGGCGGGGCAGGTGTCGCCCAATCCCAAGGTTGGCGCGGTCATCGTGCGCGATGGGCAGGTGGTGGGCGAGGGCTGGCATCAGCGCTATGGCGATGCCCATGCCGAGGTGAATGCGCTGGCGCACGCTGGCGAGCAGGCCCGCGGCGCCACGGCCTACGTGACCCTTGAACCGTGTAATCATCACGGTCAGACGCCGCCGTGTAGTGAAGCGCTCCTCGCCGCCGGCATTCGCCGGGTGGTGTATGCGGTGGCCGACCCCAATCCGATCGCCAGCGGCGGCGCCGCCCGGTTGGCGGCGGCCGGCATTGAGGTGCTCGGCGGCGTCTGTGAGCGCGAGGGCGCGCTGCTCAACGCGCCGTTCCTGCACGCCGCCCGCGGCGCGGACACCCCGTTCGTCACACTCAAGCTGGCCACGTCCATCGATGGGGCCATCGTCGATGCCACGCGCCAGCGCGGCTGGATCACCGGGCCGCCGGCGCTCACCGCCGTGCACCATCTGCGGGCCGACGCCGATGCCATCGGGATCGGCATCGGCACGGCGCTGGCCGATGACCCCCTCCTGAACGTCCGCCTCGCCCCGGCCCCCCGTGTGGCCCCCCGGCGCGTCATTTTCGACCGCCGCGCCCGGCTGCCGCTGGAGTCGCAGCTGGTGCGCACGGCGACCGAGATCCCGGTCACGGTCATCACCGACGGCAGCCAGCCCTCCCGTGAGGCGGCGCTGGCCGACCGGGGGGTGCAGATCCTCGTCGCCCCCTTGGTGGCCGACGCCTTCCGGACACTCCGCCAGCAGGGCATCCGGCATCTGCTCGTCGAGGGCGGCTCGGTGGTCGCCTCCGACCTTCTCGATGCCGGCCTCGTCCACCACCTGATTATCTTTCAGGCTCCGGTCATTCTGGGGACGGGCGCCGTTCCGGCGTTCGCCGCTTACCCGTCGCAGGGCGCCGCCGTGGCGCCCCGGCTCCGGGTGCTCGAGCGCCGCGTGTACGGCGACGACCTGATGACCCGCTACGCTGTTTCCGGAGACTGATTCACCGATGTTCACGGG is a genomic window of Gemmatimonadaceae bacterium containing:
- the purM gene encoding phosphoribosylformylglycinamidine cyclo-ligase — protein: MSTPAANDRPLDYRSAGVDIDAADDAKHRLAKLVQSTLTSGARGAFGGFGGMFRVPDGYRSPLLVASADGVGTKIKIAIEAGRHDTIGHCLVNHCTNDILVQGAIPLYFLDYVAFGKLEPPVVEGVVGGVAAGCRENECALIGGETAEMPGVYTPPDYDLAGFITGIVEEDQVLGSARVREGDALIALAGDGLHTNGYSLARRIISDRLKLGVHDPFPEAGGASVADMMLKVHRSYLQCLKPVLGHIHAMAHITGGGLPGNLNRALPETLDAAVDTSTWTIPLVFRVLAEAGQVAPLEMFRAFNMGVGMVVITAQENVSHITARAAACGIAAWELGRVVKGTGAVRLDGVVA
- the ribD gene encoding bifunctional diaminohydroxyphosphoribosylaminopyrimidine deaminase/5-amino-6-(5-phosphoribosylamino)uracil reductase RibD, whose product is MRLALALAERGAGQVSPNPKVGAVIVRDGQVVGEGWHQRYGDAHAEVNALAHAGEQARGATAYVTLEPCNHHGQTPPCSEALLAAGIRRVVYAVADPNPIASGGAARLAAAGIEVLGGVCEREGALLNAPFLHAARGADTPFVTLKLATSIDGAIVDATRQRGWITGPPALTAVHHLRADADAIGIGIGTALADDPLLNVRLAPAPRVAPRRVIFDRRARLPLESQLVRTATEIPVTVITDGSQPSREAALADRGVQILVAPLVADAFRTLRQQGIRHLLVEGGSVVASDLLDAGLVHHLIIFQAPVILGTGAVPAFAAYPSQGAAVAPRLRVLERRVYGDDLMTRYAVSGD